TGGCAATCACACATGGAACAAGGCATGCGTGAGGATCACACGCTGAGATTTTAGCTAAGGTTTTGCTTCATCCTGGTAGATCGACGGCTAGGGGATTGCGTGGTGGGGCGTGTGCAGATAGTCGATCGTTGTAATGCGGTAGATCTTGCCAAAATCAAGTCAGTGTAAAGGAAGGATTAAAAATAATAGCAAAAAAACTTATGAACATATATAGGTACTGGAAAAGAAATGGAGTGGAGGAACTTTTATAGAGAGAAGCGGTAGTTTATCTTTCTAGAAAGGAAAGCAATCCATCAACTAGCCGATTTTTCTTATTCTCACAGTCGATCATTTCTGGAAAAAGTGGACATTTTTCAATTccaaattatcatatattttcattttgcacCCTAAACTATTGATATTTCAGTTTACAacctaaattatttatatttcttagtTTGTGCCCTCGGTTAAAATCGTATCATTAAGACAGAATGAAAATTTGATCAATACATAATAATCTAAAGacttttgttatatataatcatttttatgtattttttatacactctactgatgtgattggtcaaaataattattttatattaaaaaaataatacagtcaatcacattaatgaaatatataaaaaatatacaaaagagactGCAGAATAATTTTTGTAATCTTAATAGTCAAATCGTAATCAAGTCGTGCACATGTTGTAAAATATGATAGTTGAGGGTGAAAATTAGAACTCATAAAAATTTAGAGCGTGGACCAAACAACAAGCGACGGTTTGTAGATGAAAAATGCGATTCCTAGTTCTTTTTTCATATGCTATTTTCCTTTTAGAACATGAAAATATCACTATAACTAccttattaaaacaaataataaatatttaaaatatttaataatataaggaatatttaaacaaaaaactaaagagaaattataaacatcattaaaaaaatttaaataattcagcaaatattgttttttaataaacgactaattttgattttcaccctttttcttcctttaaCAATCCATAAAAAAGCAATAAAGTTTATGAAAGtccttttattatattaaataagagaaCATTTTTATTCACATGTACAGTACACAGATGCAAGTCCACTGAATAGCACATTGAGTGGGCCTGCTTGGGTAGGCCCAACCCGAACGCCATGATCCAAACACTTTCCATTAGGTTAGGGTTTCCTCACAATAACTCTTATATGCGGCTATACCTCTTTCTTAATTCAAGGTTGGCTTTGCAGTGACGGAgagcatagagagagagagagcagtggAGGCGGCGGATTTGCTACTACTTCCCCCACAAAATGGTTTGCAAATCACTCTtcgtctttttcttcttcttcttcttcttcatgttgcTGTAGTTTGTGGTTTGTGGCCATTCGAAATGGACCAAGCTATCTTTTTTTCTCCCTCGGTCTCAATAACTTCATATGGAATACCCTGTTCTTGTGCTAGTTACAATAAAATCAGGCACTGGCATGTACTTGAAAAACTTTGATGCGCAAGTAGCACCTGCTAGATCATCTGCATTGAATCTAAGAAAGATTTGTTTTAGCTATATTCAATTGGATTGATTAAAGAtaacagttcattttttttataggttctCATGTTTGTTAGATTTCTTACATCTTGACCCCCCGTCTCTAATTTTAGTTGATCCGAACTTACTGTTTGCGGAATGTGTGAATCCCAAAAATTTAAACCCACAAATGGGCAGTGTTGTGGCTAAAATGTGAACTTTCTACCTGTTTGCGAAATTTCAAAAGATTTATAATTAAGTTTGAGCAACTATGAAAATAGAGTACGTTATCAAATGGCCCAAACACCATTATTGAAAAGATTGGAACCTGTCTACAGCTAGaagttaaaattttatcaactaTATTTCTGTTTTTGATAGGTGAAATACATCAACTATCTAAATCTCTAGACAACATCACTTAATTTCCACAACTCACTAATTGCAGACCTCAAGTTATTTTTATGGgaacaaataaaaattgtttaatGTTGATTGTGAACGCATTTGATAATAGATTTACTTTTCCTTTACCTGGggatttttctgttttattataCTTAAATCTTTAGAAGTCACTTAACTTGTTGGGTCTGGGAGAAAGCATAGACAAAGAATGGAGCATTTGATATATGATTGTGTCTTGTAAGCGGGTATCGTTATTTGCCTATATGGCTGTGCGTGTTGCCCAACCataaattcagaaaaaataGTGTGGCCTTGTAGTGAGACATGTAAGCATATTGGGTGGATTGCCTTGCTGAAATATGCTGCATTTATTTGGTTGTCTAACTTAATCCATTTTTCTCTGTGCGTGTGTCTACAACAGGCTAGAGGTTTGAAGAAGCATTTGAAGAGGCTCAATGCCCCTAAGCATTGGATGCTGGACAAACTTGGTGGTGCATTTGTAAGTAAAACTTTGTACCTGGTTTCCCCTGGaatgatttttttccctttgtccTATCTCTCATTTGcatatttttggcattggtcatttttaatcattatattctttcttttctaggCTCCAAAGCCTTCATCTGGACCTCACAAATCCAGGGAATGCCTGCCTTTGATCCTTATCTTGCGTAACCGTTTGAAATATGCTCTCACATACCGTGAGGTCATTTCCATATTGATGCAACGACATGTTCTGGTTGATGGCAAGGTTAGGACAGATAAGACATATCCTGCAGGTTTCATGGGTATGCGCATCATAACCTTATCTGAactattatattcatttttctatcaatttagcacattaatttttcatgtacttattgaaaattaatttttcatgggCGGAATAGTCACAAGCACAGAAGTTGGTATGATGTAAATGTCTATGTTCATATTCTCTTGCGATTTGTAGTTATATTTATCAGTAGATGCTATTGCCACTAGGCCAAAGGCATCTACATCATGCAGTTACTAATTGGTAGATGCTGTGTAAGAGAAtgttcaaaatatatttatatatagaaacacATTTTGCAATAGCATTTTATTTGGGTTTTCAGTCTCGTGTGTACTATGTGTTATGCCACTCTTGGGAAACCAAAAGGTATAACCTTATCACGCAAATTTTCCATGACTTGACCAATCTGATTGGTGAGTGGCTGAATTTATGTTCAGAAAAGGGGGAAAAGTGGCTTGATTCACAATTTGGTATTGAGGGTTATCAATGTTTCATTTCAACTTTAGTTGTTcaatatttctttgtttttagaaTTATCTTCTCTgatgtaattatttttcttacattCTGTCTTTCTCTGACAGATGTTGTTTCAATCCCTAAAACCAATGAGAATTTCCGCCTCCTCTATGACACTAAGGGCCGTTTCCGTCTGCACTCAATCAGAGATGATGAGGCAAAGGTTATTTTCTTCAGTCACTCAAATAAATTCTCGAGATTATCTTTTGCCGCTGAGGAAATTAATCTAGATCTATAACAGATATAACAACAAATGGAAGTTGCATGATTCAGTGGGAATAAATATCACTGTTGTATGTAATAGATGAAAGTAATGTGTGAAACATCATCTGCCCAGCTATTTTGCATCCCAAAATTGTTGATAACTGTACATCATTTAACTTTGCATGGGTACAGGATATCAGGAATTTGTGTGAGATATTTTCGGAGATCACATGGTATTTGTGAAATAATAACCAGTCTTTTGGTTGCTAAAAAATAATCAGTCTTTTGGGGACGATCAACATGTTTCTACTTtttgttcaatttatttttgggGTGAAGATGGGGTTCAAACGTTTCCTGTTAGGTTTATTCTGATCTGAAAGCATCTACTCTGCAGTTTAAGCTCTGCAAAGTCAGGTCTGTGCAGTTTGGGCAAAAAGGCATCCCATATCTGAACACCTATGATGGGCGAACCATCCGCTACCCAGACCCTCTCATCAAGGCCAATGACACCATCAAGCTTGATTTGGAGAGCAACAAGATTGCTGACTTCATCAAGTTTGATGTGGGGAATGTGGTCATGGTGACTGGTGGAAGGAACAGGGGCCGTGTTGGTGTAATAAAGAGCAGAGAGAAGCAGAAGGGAAGCTTCGAGACAATTCACGTCCAGGATGCCACAGGTCATGAATTTGCAACTCGTTTGAGCAATGTGTATACCATTGGCAAGGGGACGAAGCCGTGGGTATCCCTTCCCAAGGGTAAGGGAATCAAGCTGTCCATCATTGAAG
This genomic interval from Juglans regia cultivar Chandler chromosome 3, Walnut 2.0, whole genome shotgun sequence contains the following:
- the LOC108993916 gene encoding 40S ribosomal protein S4-1-like; the encoded protein is MARGLKKHLKRLNAPKHWMLDKLGGAFAPKPSSGPHKSRECLPLILILRNRLKYALTYREVISILMQRHVLVDGKVRTDKTYPAGFMDVVSIPKTNENFRLLYDTKGRFRLHSIRDDEAKFKLCKVRSVQFGQKGIPYLNTYDGRTIRYPDPLIKANDTIKLDLESNKIADFIKFDVGNVVMVTGGRNRGRVGVIKSREKQKGSFETIHVQDATGHEFATRLSNVYTIGKGTKPWVSLPKGKGIKLSIIEEARKRLAAQGATTA